A genomic window from Parvularcula sp. LCG005 includes:
- a CDS encoding carbonic anhydrase: MPRFASGVVNFQSQIFPEKREFFEKLAEGQKPECLFITCSDSRIETAMLTQTDPGELFIARNAGNIVPPHTEHTGGMTASIEFAVAILRIPHIVICGHTECGAMSGLMQPESVEGYTHVRKWLGYSKAAVEIVNEVGQDLSDEDRMLLLTQQNVVLQLRHLKTHPSVAARLAKGDLTLHGWVYDIRSGRVEAYDSNTKAFVPVQDRYAEDVAALNAQHCGHDHS; the protein is encoded by the coding sequence GTGCCCCGTTTCGCATCCGGTGTCGTGAATTTCCAATCCCAGATCTTTCCTGAAAAGCGCGAATTTTTCGAAAAGCTGGCCGAGGGCCAAAAGCCAGAATGCCTCTTCATCACCTGCTCTGACAGCCGGATTGAGACGGCAATGCTGACGCAGACCGATCCGGGTGAGCTGTTCATTGCGCGCAATGCCGGCAACATCGTCCCGCCGCATACGGAACATACGGGCGGTATGACGGCCAGTATCGAGTTTGCGGTGGCGATTCTGCGTATCCCGCACATTGTCATTTGTGGGCACACGGAATGTGGCGCCATGTCCGGTCTGATGCAGCCGGAAAGTGTCGAGGGCTATACCCATGTTCGCAAATGGCTCGGCTACAGCAAGGCCGCGGTTGAGATTGTCAATGAAGTTGGCCAGGATCTGAGCGACGAAGACAGGATGTTGCTGCTGACGCAACAGAATGTCGTGCTTCAATTGCGCCATCTGAAAACGCACCCCAGTGTCGCGGCGCGTCTGGCGAAAGGCGATCTGACCCTGCACGGTTGGGTCTATGACATCCGCTCTGGCCGCGTAGAAGCTTACGACTCCAACACGAAGGCCTTTGTGCCCGTGCAGGACCGCTATGCTGAAGATGTCGCGGCCCTCAATGCCCAGCATTGCGGTCACGATCACAGCTAA
- a CDS encoding succinate dehydrogenase assembly factor 2, whose product MSESRSPTRKRLLYRASYRGFKEADLLIGQFAAANLATMTDEEEQEFTRLLDVPDHDLYGWIIRRDPVPANFEGPVMTKLQDFNIAAIVAPR is encoded by the coding sequence ATGTCAGAATCACGTTCCCCGACCCGCAAGCGCCTTCTTTATCGTGCGAGCTATCGTGGCTTCAAGGAAGCCGACCTGCTCATTGGACAGTTCGCGGCAGCCAACCTCGCCACCATGACCGATGAAGAAGAGCAGGAATTCACCCGTCTGCTCGATGTCCCGGACCACGATCTGTATGGCTGGATCATCAGGCGTGATCCGGTGCCCGCCAATTTCGAGGGGCCGGTCATGACGAAACTGCAGGATTTCAATATCGCAGCGATCGTCGCCCCGCGTTAA
- the fdxA gene encoding ferredoxin FdxA, giving the protein MTYVVTDACIMCKYTDCVEVCPVDCFYEGENFLAIKPDECIDCGVCEPECPVEAIKPDTEDPDGKWTELNAKYAEAWPNITKAKPAMPEADKYADVENKLDTLFSEAPGTGDE; this is encoded by the coding sequence ATGACCTACGTCGTTACCGACGCATGCATCATGTGCAAATATACCGACTGTGTCGAAGTCTGCCCCGTGGATTGTTTCTACGAGGGTGAAAACTTTCTGGCGATCAAGCCGGATGAGTGCATCGACTGCGGCGTCTGCGAACCAGAATGCCCGGTCGAAGCCATCAAGCCCGACACGGAAGACCCAGATGGCAAGTGGACCGAGCTGAACGCCAAATATGCCGAGGCCTGGCCCAATATCACCAAGGCCAAGCCGGCCATGCCTGAGGCGGACAAATATGCGGATGTCGAGAACAAGCTCGACACCCTGTTCAGCGAGGCGCCAGGGACGGGCGACGAGTAA
- a CDS encoding CarD family transcriptional regulator — MKTSTKSSSSKLVPAKAAAPAPAANEDDDKPKIAPAPMRPALRVAKRAEARRDKNQTFKVNTQIVYPAHGVGHISDLEHQKIGDFEVELFVIDFDHEKMKLRVPVNKAAAAGMRNLSTDAQIDDAMEMLEGKARVKRTMWSRRAQEYEAKINSGDLVSVSEVVRDLFRADDQPEQSYSERQLFEQARERLGREVAAVRKYSLDDAVKEIHKHLDKKERAANAS; from the coding sequence TTGAAAACGTCGACCAAATCCTCCTCCTCGAAACTGGTTCCTGCAAAAGCGGCTGCGCCTGCGCCCGCTGCGAATGAAGACGACGACAAGCCGAAAATTGCGCCGGCGCCCATGCGGCCTGCCCTGCGCGTTGCGAAACGCGCCGAAGCTCGTCGCGACAAGAATCAGACCTTCAAGGTGAACACGCAAATCGTCTATCCGGCCCATGGGGTCGGCCACATTTCTGATCTCGAGCATCAGAAAATCGGCGATTTCGAAGTCGAACTGTTCGTCATCGATTTCGACCACGAAAAAATGAAACTGCGCGTGCCGGTCAACAAGGCTGCGGCCGCCGGGATGCGTAACCTGTCGACCGACGCTCAGATCGATGATGCGATGGAGATGCTCGAAGGCAAGGCGCGCGTGAAGCGCACCATGTGGTCTCGTCGCGCCCAGGAATATGAAGCCAAGATCAACTCCGGCGATCTCGTTTCCGTTTCTGAAGTCGTCCGCGACCTGTTCCGGGCGGACGATCAACCGGAGCAGAGCTATTCCGAACGCCAGCTGTTCGAGCAGGCGCGCGAGCGTCTGGGCCGCGAAGTGGCCGCGGTCCGGAAATACTCTCTCGATGATGCCGTGAAAGAGATTCACAAGCATCTCGACAAGAAAGAGCGCGCCGCGAACGCAAGCTGA
- a CDS encoding aminopeptidase P family protein yields MFQTFEPASDKTFASQHLPPLRKVLKDMELDGLIVPHDDAYLNEYLPPYAERLMWVSGFSGSAGLGIVLEDKAAVFSDGRYRIQLKDQVDTELFSLHITPEEDPAEWLCENVGGGGVIGYDPLLMSKAGLASFAEAAKRTGFVLKALTENPIDVAWADQPEPPCTMVVPHPDEFSGESSASKRKRLGEALSKRGASAALLTAPHSVAWLFNIRGDDVHASPLPLGRAILFADGTARLFLRPEKVDKTLHRHVGDDVIIVDEADIDDELKDLAQGGACVLVDPALTPLHFVEVLSASGASIIEGEDPCALPRAIKNEIELAGSRQAHIRDGAAVTRFLHWLAQTAPTGTLTEISAAQKLEAFRSETNALRDVSFDTISGAGPHGAICHYRVTTKTDLAIEPGTLYLVDSGGQYQDGTTDITRTIAVGEPTQEMRDHYTLVLKGHIALATARFPKGTSGHQLDVLARLPLWEAGLDYDHGTGHGVGSYLGVHEGPQNISKKPIRQALMPGMICSNEPGYYKTDAYGIRIENLIIVTKPAPIDGGEREMMGFETITMAPLERELINKDLLTDAELAWVNNYHAQVREALTSLLPDETAAWLQQRTAAI; encoded by the coding sequence ATGTTTCAGACTTTTGAACCCGCTTCCGACAAGACATTTGCCAGTCAGCACCTGCCGCCGCTGCGCAAGGTCCTGAAGGATATGGAACTGGATGGCCTGATCGTTCCCCATGACGACGCCTATCTGAACGAATACCTTCCCCCCTATGCCGAACGGCTGATGTGGGTTTCCGGATTCTCAGGCTCAGCAGGCCTTGGGATCGTACTGGAGGACAAGGCCGCTGTTTTCTCCGATGGGCGTTACCGGATCCAGTTGAAAGACCAGGTCGATACGGAGCTTTTCTCCCTTCACATCACGCCCGAGGAAGATCCGGCCGAATGGCTGTGCGAGAATGTCGGTGGCGGCGGCGTCATTGGGTATGATCCCCTACTGATGTCCAAGGCCGGGCTGGCCTCTTTCGCGGAAGCCGCGAAACGGACAGGCTTTGTGCTGAAAGCGCTGACGGAAAACCCGATCGACGTGGCCTGGGCTGATCAACCTGAACCACCCTGCACCATGGTTGTGCCGCATCCGGACGAATTTTCCGGCGAATCATCTGCGTCCAAACGCAAACGTCTGGGTGAGGCCCTGTCAAAGCGCGGCGCATCAGCGGCCCTGTTGACGGCACCACACTCTGTCGCGTGGCTGTTCAACATTCGCGGCGACGATGTACATGCCAGCCCCCTGCCCCTTGGCCGGGCCATCCTGTTTGCTGATGGGACGGCTCGCCTGTTCCTGCGCCCGGAGAAAGTCGACAAGACGTTGCACCGGCATGTCGGTGATGATGTCATCATCGTTGATGAAGCCGATATCGACGACGAACTGAAGGATCTGGCTCAGGGCGGAGCCTGCGTTCTCGTGGACCCTGCGCTGACCCCGCTTCACTTCGTCGAGGTTCTTTCCGCGAGTGGCGCGTCGATCATAGAGGGCGAAGACCCGTGCGCCCTGCCGCGTGCCATCAAGAACGAGATCGAACTGGCGGGGTCCCGTCAGGCGCATATCCGCGATGGCGCTGCCGTCACCCGTTTTCTCCACTGGCTCGCCCAGACCGCACCAACGGGTACACTGACTGAGATCAGTGCCGCACAGAAGCTTGAAGCCTTCCGGTCGGAAACGAATGCGCTGCGCGATGTCAGTTTCGACACCATTTCGGGCGCGGGGCCGCACGGTGCCATATGTCACTACCGCGTCACGACCAAAACCGACCTCGCCATTGAGCCGGGTACGTTGTATCTCGTCGACTCCGGCGGGCAATATCAGGACGGCACGACCGACATTACACGCACCATTGCGGTCGGCGAGCCGACGCAGGAAATGCGCGATCATTATACGCTGGTGCTGAAGGGCCATATCGCCCTTGCAACGGCGCGCTTCCCCAAGGGGACGTCGGGTCACCAGCTGGATGTGCTGGCGCGTCTGCCGCTGTGGGAGGCTGGTCTTGATTACGACCACGGTACCGGTCATGGCGTCGGCAGCTATCTGGGCGTCCATGAAGGTCCCCAGAACATCTCGAAGAAACCGATCCGTCAGGCCCTGATGCCCGGCATGATCTGCTCAAACGAGCCGGGCTATTACAAGACCGACGCCTACGGCATTCGCATTGAAAACCTCATCATCGTCACCAAGCCAGCGCCAATTGACGGCGGCGAACGCGAGATGATGGGTTTTGAAACGATCACGATGGCGCCGCTGGAACGTGAATTGATCAACAAGGACCTGCTGACAGACGCCGAACTGGCATGGGTCAATAATTACCACGCCCAGGTGCGTGAGGCGCTGACGTCACTCCTGCCAGACGAAACCGCCGCCTGGCTGCAGCAGCGGACGGCAGCGATCTAA
- the ligA gene encoding NAD-dependent DNA ligase LigA encodes MSETAVDDLTEAEARSELQRIADQMALADRAYYENDDPVMTDADYDVLRRRNLAIEERFPALKRSDSPSEKLGAAPSGRFAKVRHAVPMLSLDNAFNDDDVTEFYDRIRRFLGLEGDEEIALTAEPKIDGLSANIRYEHGQLVLATTRGDGAVGEDITQNVLTLKNVPHQLDSVPDILEVRGEVYLGKADFAAMNEALAAEGKKIFANPRNAAAGALRQKDPSVTASRPLKFFAYSWGEISAPLADTQFGAVERLGTLGFEINPLMARTLTTAETIAHYRSIEEQRATLDYDIDGVVYKVDRLDWQQRLGFVTRFPRWAIAHKFSAEQAQTILERIDIQVGRTGALTPTARLRPVTVGGVVVSNATLHNQDEIERLDAREGDTVVIQRAGDVIPQIVRVVTEKRPKGTSAYVFPDHCPVCGSRAVREENPRTGERDVVRRCTGGLVCPAQGIEHLNHFISRKAMDIDGLGERQIRDLFGRHLVREPADIFTLQERLKDNKTIGTSDLQSYKRLAPTKSRPHAVWTDDVTNAKSLENLFAAIEDARTRPLPRVLFGLGIRHVGEVTGRLLAQRFESFERFVEAGRKLADGDEEERRELISIDGIGETVADALADFFREPRNVSAVEHLMAQVTPPPVEKVASSSPVSGKTVVFTGKLEEMTRDEAKARATSLGAKVASAVSAKTDILIAGPGAGSKLTKAESLGVQTMTEGEWLALING; translated from the coding sequence ATGAGCGAGACCGCCGTGGATGACCTGACCGAGGCTGAAGCTCGGTCTGAGCTGCAGCGCATTGCTGATCAGATGGCGCTTGCCGATCGCGCCTATTACGAAAACGACGATCCGGTCATGACGGACGCGGACTATGATGTCTTGCGACGGCGCAATCTTGCGATTGAAGAGCGCTTTCCTGCGCTGAAGCGTAGTGACAGCCCATCGGAAAAGCTGGGCGCCGCGCCCTCTGGCCGGTTTGCCAAAGTCCGTCACGCGGTGCCGATGCTGTCCTTGGACAACGCCTTCAACGATGACGATGTCACGGAATTCTACGACCGTATACGGCGGTTCTTGGGCTTGGAGGGCGATGAGGAAATTGCGCTGACAGCGGAGCCCAAGATTGATGGCCTCTCAGCGAATATCCGCTATGAACACGGCCAGCTGGTCCTTGCGACCACGCGTGGGGACGGCGCGGTGGGTGAGGACATCACCCAGAACGTCCTGACCCTGAAGAATGTACCGCACCAGCTCGACAGCGTACCTGATATTCTGGAAGTTCGGGGCGAGGTCTATCTGGGCAAGGCCGATTTCGCGGCCATGAACGAGGCGCTTGCCGCTGAGGGCAAGAAGATTTTTGCCAACCCGCGCAATGCGGCGGCTGGCGCGCTCAGGCAGAAGGATCCTTCGGTCACGGCCTCTCGGCCATTGAAATTCTTTGCCTATAGTTGGGGGGAGATCAGCGCCCCGCTCGCAGATACCCAGTTTGGTGCGGTTGAGCGTTTGGGCACGCTGGGGTTTGAGATCAATCCGCTGATGGCGCGTACTTTGACAACGGCCGAGACGATCGCGCACTACAGGTCGATCGAAGAACAACGCGCGACCCTCGACTATGATATTGACGGCGTCGTCTACAAGGTTGACCGACTGGACTGGCAACAGCGCCTGGGCTTTGTCACGCGCTTTCCGCGGTGGGCGATAGCCCATAAATTCTCAGCTGAGCAGGCCCAGACCATCCTTGAGCGGATCGATATTCAGGTCGGGCGGACGGGTGCGCTGACACCGACCGCGCGGCTGCGGCCGGTGACGGTCGGCGGCGTCGTGGTCTCCAACGCCACGCTGCATAATCAGGACGAGATTGAGCGGCTGGATGCGCGCGAGGGTGACACGGTCGTCATCCAGCGCGCTGGCGACGTGATCCCCCAGATCGTCCGGGTCGTGACCGAGAAGCGGCCGAAAGGCACTTCCGCCTATGTCTTTCCCGACCACTGTCCGGTGTGCGGATCGCGCGCGGTGCGGGAGGAAAATCCGCGGACCGGAGAACGCGATGTGGTGCGAAGATGTACCGGCGGCCTCGTCTGTCCGGCTCAGGGGATTGAGCACCTCAATCACTTCATATCGCGCAAGGCCATGGATATTGATGGCCTCGGCGAGCGCCAGATCAGGGATCTGTTTGGTCGCCATCTCGTGCGCGAGCCGGCGGATATATTTACCCTGCAAGAGCGCCTGAAAGACAATAAGACAATCGGGACGTCGGACCTGCAGTCCTACAAACGTCTCGCGCCAACGAAGTCGAGACCGCACGCGGTGTGGACGGATGACGTCACCAATGCAAAGTCACTGGAAAACCTTTTCGCCGCTATTGAGGATGCGCGCACGCGACCGCTGCCGCGCGTCCTGTTTGGCCTTGGCATCCGCCATGTGGGCGAGGTGACCGGTCGTCTGCTCGCGCAGCGATTTGAGAGCTTTGAACGCTTCGTCGAAGCCGGACGCAAGCTTGCTGATGGTGATGAAGAGGAGCGTCGCGAACTGATCAGTATTGACGGTATCGGCGAGACGGTCGCCGATGCACTGGCCGACTTTTTCCGTGAACCGAGGAACGTGTCTGCTGTCGAGCACCTGATGGCACAAGTCACGCCTCCGCCGGTTGAGAAGGTGGCGTCCTCAAGTCCTGTGTCCGGCAAGACGGTCGTCTTCACGGGCAAGCTCGAGGAAATGACGCGCGATGAGGCGAAGGCGAGGGCCACCAGCCTTGGGGCCAAGGTTGCCAGTGCCGTCTCCGCCAAGACCGACATTCTGATTGCCGGTCCCGGCGCGGGGTCAAAGCTGACCAAGGCGGAATCGCTCGGTGTGCAGACGATGACTGAGGGCGAATGGCTCGCCCTCATTAACGGTTAG
- the recN gene encoding DNA repair protein RecN produces MLCDLAIQDIVLIDRLHLHVGGGLTALTGETGAGKSILLDSLSLATGAKADKGLVRHGAEKGIVAATFDADADHPVWALLENNGLSTEDDTVTLRRIQMADGKSRAFINDQACSIALLREVGEALIEIHGQHQSLGFLNAAVHRDLLDQFADLTDDSAAVARAWSFVQALEEDAAQQARDRDQALREADYLRHVSEELARLNPVAGEEEELAERRAVLMAAEKVAGDLRDALDVLEDDGSGRRLSTAAAQIERAASRLPDADAAPLTEAVARLDAAMEEFAGARAAVVAAADAFVQNPEELNVVEERLFALRAAGRKFSRLPDRLASYREEVEAALEKLDRGDADFAALNKKIGEARAQFDKLATALSAKRTKAAKSLSAAVKKELAPLKLGHAVFKADVSETEPGAHGVDKVRFLISTNPGTPLGPLSAIASGGELSRFVLALKAVLVAKEGRTVIIFDEVDSGVGGAVADAVGERLARIAEGSQVLVVTHSPQVAARGQAHWKVEKSGKKALLTAVRPLKQDERIEEIARMLSGAEVTDEARAAARKLLASAHTEADRSAA; encoded by the coding sequence ATGCTTTGCGACCTCGCCATTCAGGATATTGTTCTTATTGACCGACTGCATCTGCATGTCGGCGGTGGCCTCACGGCGTTGACCGGTGAGACTGGGGCGGGCAAATCCATCCTGCTCGACAGTCTCAGCCTTGCCACAGGTGCTAAGGCGGACAAGGGGCTCGTCCGACATGGTGCAGAGAAGGGCATCGTTGCCGCAACTTTTGATGCGGATGCGGATCATCCTGTCTGGGCGCTGCTAGAGAACAACGGACTGTCGACTGAAGACGACACCGTGACCCTTCGCCGGATCCAGATGGCGGACGGAAAATCCCGCGCTTTCATCAATGATCAGGCCTGCAGCATCGCCTTGTTGCGGGAGGTGGGCGAAGCGTTGATTGAAATCCATGGCCAGCATCAGAGCCTGGGGTTTCTGAACGCGGCAGTTCATCGCGACCTGCTCGATCAGTTTGCAGATCTGACTGACGACAGCGCGGCTGTGGCGCGTGCGTGGTCTTTCGTACAGGCACTGGAAGAAGATGCCGCGCAGCAGGCGCGAGATCGCGACCAGGCCCTGCGGGAGGCGGACTATCTGCGCCATGTCTCGGAAGAGCTTGCCCGGCTGAACCCCGTGGCCGGTGAAGAAGAAGAACTCGCCGAACGCCGCGCCGTTCTGATGGCTGCAGAAAAGGTGGCAGGTGATCTGCGAGATGCCTTGGACGTGTTGGAAGATGATGGCTCGGGCCGACGGCTGTCGACTGCTGCAGCGCAGATCGAGCGCGCGGCAAGCCGGTTGCCCGATGCCGATGCGGCACCGCTGACCGAAGCCGTGGCGCGCCTTGATGCCGCAATGGAAGAATTTGCCGGTGCACGCGCCGCCGTTGTTGCCGCAGCCGACGCTTTTGTTCAGAACCCTGAAGAACTGAATGTCGTCGAGGAGCGTCTTTTTGCTCTGCGCGCGGCGGGGCGGAAGTTTTCTCGACTGCCGGATCGGCTGGCGTCGTATCGGGAAGAAGTCGAAGCAGCGCTTGAAAAGCTCGACCGGGGCGATGCGGATTTCGCTGCCCTCAACAAGAAAATTGGCGAGGCACGAGCGCAATTCGACAAACTGGCCACCGCGCTGTCGGCCAAGCGCACCAAAGCGGCCAAGTCGCTCAGCGCGGCCGTGAAGAAAGAGCTCGCGCCGCTGAAGCTTGGTCATGCCGTCTTCAAGGCCGACGTGTCTGAGACTGAACCCGGCGCCCACGGTGTCGACAAGGTGCGGTTCCTCATTTCCACCAATCCAGGCACACCCCTGGGGCCGTTGAGCGCGATTGCTTCGGGCGGTGAACTCTCACGCTTCGTCCTTGCCCTGAAGGCTGTGCTGGTGGCCAAGGAAGGGCGGACCGTCATCATCTTCGACGAGGTCGATTCGGGCGTTGGCGGTGCCGTCGCCGATGCGGTCGGAGAGCGGCTGGCGCGTATTGCAGAGGGCAGCCAGGTGCTCGTGGTAACCCACAGCCCGCAGGTCGCAGCCCGCGGACAGGCGCATTGGAAAGTGGAAAAATCCGGCAAGAAAGCGCTTCTCACAGCCGTCCGTCCCCTTAAACAGGATGAACGAATTGAGGAGATCGCCCGCATGCTGTCCGGCGCTGAAGTCACCGATGAAGCCCGTGCCGCTGCACGCAAACTCCTGGCGTCAGCCCATACCGAAGCGGACCGGTCCGCAGCATGA
- a CDS encoding M28 family metallopeptidase — translation MMIWKMPVAALSGLLLASACATTDTVPVWPEGQAESAARFEKDLTTLASDAYEGREAGTRGYLKAVEYVSKSFAEIGVKPAGDEGYLQQVPLRRATMVPDGAGLTINGEDMVLYQDYFTTASPTMESVDVTGEVVFVGHGLVAPKFGIDDYAGVDVRGKIVAIASGVPDGLPSEERAHFQSGSTKMAIAQQMGAIGVLGISEDRAEDDQGKAQMVSYVSRPDEMVAYPEGQSGKVDIYTLLSKAGTEKLLEAAGLGVDEIFSETMTARPLGVTARLTSKTTFDDYTAPNVVGVIKGSDPALADEYIVLTAHLDHIGMLKSVEKDKDLINNGAMDNATGVSTLLEEARKFKMAGNAPRRSVLFVALTAEEKGLLGSEYFARNPTVPASSMVANVNLDMPILLYDFTDAIAFGAEHSSIRQIAADAGATMGVKLSPDPVPDMVLFVRSDHYNFVKAGVPSIFLFPGWENGGQEKFTWFLQNNYHRPGDEPTQGEAGILYDVGAKFAELNFRIAKALADADERPTWNEGDFFGDTFAPKSGM, via the coding sequence ATGATGATATGGAAAATGCCCGTTGCGGCTCTGTCCGGCCTCCTGCTGGCATCGGCTTGCGCGACCACTGACACGGTGCCGGTCTGGCCCGAAGGACAGGCGGAATCCGCTGCCCGCTTTGAAAAAGACCTGACCACCCTGGCGAGCGACGCCTATGAAGGGCGCGAAGCCGGGACGCGCGGTTACCTCAAGGCCGTCGAATATGTGAGCAAGTCATTCGCCGAGATCGGCGTGAAGCCAGCCGGTGATGAGGGCTATCTGCAGCAGGTGCCCCTGCGCCGCGCCACCATGGTGCCCGATGGGGCGGGTCTGACCATTAATGGTGAAGACATGGTCCTCTATCAGGACTATTTCACGACCGCATCGCCAACGATGGAATCCGTCGACGTGACGGGCGAAGTTGTCTTTGTCGGCCATGGTCTGGTCGCGCCGAAATTCGGTATTGATGATTATGCGGGCGTCGATGTGCGCGGCAAGATTGTTGCCATCGCCTCCGGCGTGCCAGATGGACTTCCCTCTGAAGAACGCGCGCACTTCCAGAGCGGCAGCACGAAGATGGCCATTGCCCAGCAAATGGGTGCCATCGGTGTTCTCGGGATCTCTGAAGACCGCGCTGAGGATGATCAGGGTAAGGCGCAAATGGTGTCTTACGTCAGCCGCCCGGACGAAATGGTGGCCTATCCTGAAGGCCAGTCAGGCAAAGTTGACATCTACACGTTGCTCAGCAAGGCCGGGACGGAGAAACTGCTCGAAGCTGCCGGACTGGGTGTCGACGAAATCTTCAGTGAAACGATGACCGCGCGGCCGCTCGGCGTAACGGCTCGCCTGACATCGAAGACGACGTTTGATGATTACACGGCCCCCAACGTGGTCGGAGTCATCAAGGGCTCGGATCCGGCGCTGGCCGATGAGTATATCGTTCTGACCGCGCACCTTGATCACATCGGCATGCTGAAGTCTGTCGAGAAGGACAAGGACCTCATCAATAACGGTGCGATGGACAACGCCACGGGCGTGTCGACGCTGCTGGAAGAGGCCCGCAAGTTTAAGATGGCGGGCAATGCACCGAGGCGGTCAGTTCTTTTCGTCGCGCTGACGGCGGAAGAGAAAGGTCTTCTGGGGTCTGAGTATTTCGCGCGGAATCCGACGGTGCCAGCATCGTCAATGGTCGCCAACGTGAACCTCGACATGCCGATCCTGCTCTATGATTTCACCGACGCCATCGCGTTTGGTGCGGAGCACTCCTCGATCCGTCAGATCGCCGCCGATGCAGGGGCGACCATGGGCGTGAAGCTCTCGCCTGATCCTGTGCCGGACATGGTACTGTTCGTTCGCTCGGACCACTATAACTTCGTGAAGGCTGGCGTGCCGTCGATCTTCCTGTTCCCCGGCTGGGAAAATGGCGGTCAGGAGAAGTTCACCTGGTTCCTCCAGAACAACTACCACCGTCCAGGCGACGAGCCGACGCAAGGCGAAGCCGGCATCCTCTATGACGTGGGCGCCAAGTTTGCTGAACTGAACTTCCGAATCGCCAAGGCGCTGGCGGATGCAGATGAACGCCCCACTTGGAACGAGGGCGACTTCTTCGGCGATACTTTCGCGCCGAAGTCGGGGATGTAA
- a CDS encoding DMT family transporter, which yields MQLERLILFSYPVLVVMATAVMARRAPEPVILAAAGITYLGILMVFGHDFSAAAPGRASADILYGSLLVFLSATTFATYVIISKPLIAKMGSRFFTAAAMSVSSLAVATHAGGAALLGDGGAGFVTTPTAMIAVFGIATIGTVLPAFLVNEALGRLGPSRAAILGTAGPVATSLLAVPILGEPFSVYHLAALVCCAIGVTLVARQKQR from the coding sequence GTGCAGCTCGAACGGCTGATCCTGTTCAGCTATCCCGTGCTGGTGGTGATGGCGACGGCCGTCATGGCGCGACGAGCGCCTGAACCCGTCATTCTGGCTGCAGCCGGCATCACCTATCTTGGGATCCTGATGGTTTTCGGACATGATTTCAGCGCCGCCGCCCCCGGCCGGGCATCGGCCGACATCCTGTACGGCTCGCTGCTCGTCTTTCTGTCGGCGACGACTTTTGCGACCTATGTCATCATCTCGAAACCGCTGATCGCAAAAATGGGCAGCCGGTTTTTCACCGCTGCGGCCATGTCGGTGTCGAGCCTTGCGGTTGCCACTCACGCCGGCGGTGCCGCGCTGCTCGGCGATGGCGGAGCGGGCTTTGTCACCACACCGACCGCCATGATCGCCGTGTTCGGCATCGCGACGATTGGGACGGTTCTGCCTGCTTTTCTGGTGAACGAGGCGCTCGGTCGCCTCGGCCCATCACGGGCCGCTATTCTGGGTACAGCGGGGCCGGTGGCAACAAGCCTTCTCGCCGTACCGATTCTCGGTGAGCCTTTTTCCGTCTATCATCTGGCGGCGCTCGTATGTTGCGCCATTGGCGTCACACTGGTCGCCCGCCAGAAACAGCGCTGA
- the panD gene encoding aspartate 1-decarboxylase translates to MQLKMLKSKLHGATLTMTDLHYEGSIAIDADLLDAAGILPFEHVDVWNVTNGQRLATYAIEGERGSGQFMLNGAAARLAHAGDKVIIATFGMVDAAEARNYKPTVVLMNDDNTIQKII, encoded by the coding sequence ATGCAACTGAAAATGCTCAAGTCCAAGCTCCATGGCGCGACACTGACCATGACCGACCTTCATTACGAAGGGTCGATCGCCATTGATGCTGATCTGCTCGACGCTGCAGGGATTCTGCCTTTCGAGCATGTGGACGTCTGGAACGTGACGAACGGTCAGCGCCTTGCGACCTACGCGATCGAGGGAGAGCGCGGCTCTGGTCAGTTCATGCTGAACGGTGCTGCGGCCCGGCTGGCGCATGCGGGGGATAAGGTCATCATCGCCACGTTCGGCATGGTTGATGCCGCAGAGGCCCGGAATTACAAGCCGACTGTTGTCCTCATGAACGACGACAACACCATCCAGAAGATCATCTGA